The Terriglobales bacterium genome segment AAACGGTCCCCGGTCGGTAATGCGCACGCGCACCGATTCGCCCGTCGTCAGGTTGGTCACGCGCGCAATCGAGTTCAGCGGAATCGTGAGGTGGGCGGCGGTGAGCTGATGCATATCATAAGTCTCACCATTGGCGCCTTTGCGCTTGTTGTAATCGGGGCCATACCAGCTCGCCATGCCAACTTGAGTGTAGAGAGGTTGTGCGTTGGCCGGCACAGAAGGTTCAACCCCGGCAGATGCGCCCGAGCCATTATCTTCGGAGTTGGAATTGGAAGAAGCAGAGATCGAAGGCGCCGGAGGGACCCGCACCTGCGCTGTTCTTTCATGAGCACAGCCCGCCAGCAGAGCAATCATCACCGCCAGCGCGAAAGTCTTGGGCAGATAAACCCGCTTCAATAATGGGCCCACGTTTTGTTAGATGCGGAAAAACCGAGCGTATTCATTATGTTGGCTCTCAGGCCATCGGTCAATTGAGCAATAAGATTCCCCAGCAAAAATTAAGTCATTGCCACCAGCCTCGCTGGTTCCTGCATCTATCTAAACAACTGTTAAGTAATAAGCGGAAAAGACATTATTCCTGCTAAGCAAACGCGGGAAGTTAAAGGGAAATTAAGGAATGTAAAGATAAGTAAAAAAGGGGCTTTTCGTTAATGGCGGGGCTACACGGAAGAGTTTTTTTAGTCTATAGTGTTTGTACTTCCCGAACCCCAATCGAAGACTGAACGAAACTTTCCTTATGTATATGATACGGATTAGTATCGCGTTCGGGATGAGCGCTCTTGTATCGCTGATGAGCTTTGCTCAGACTCCGGCTTCGGCCGCGGCGCCCGCCTGTCCAGTCGAAGCCGTGTGCGCTCCTTATATCGCAAGCCCGAATGCCGGGCCGTCCCGCACAAACCGGTGCGAGATTGTATTTACTCAAGAGACCCAGCCAAGCATGTCTTTCGCCGCTTGCTACACTCCCCAGGTGCAGGAGCAGTGGCTGATGATTTCGGAATTGAGACTGCCGCAGCTCGTGGTTGATGACGCCGATGGAGAGCCAGCACAGCAGACCGGTACCGCTTCTGCGGTTGATACTGCGTTGCCTGACTCCGCCAGCAGCACGCGCATTGCGCTCACCCAAAACGGCCCCGAGAGCGGCGGAGAGCGCATGCCAATCGCCGTGTATCCCATTAAATTTCCGTACACCGCCAGAGAGAAGTTCGGACTTTTTGTGCGCGATATTTACGATCCCTTTAATTTCATGGCAGAAGGTTTCAATGCCTTGTGGGCGCAGGCGCAGGGTGATCCGCGTGCCTTCGGCGGGGGCGCAGCCGGTTACGGAAGAAGATTGGGAGCCATGGTGGGCACCGATATCGTGGGCGAGTTCACCGGAACGTTTTTGTTCCCTTCGATCTTGCACACGGATCCGCGCTACTTTCGCATGGCGCGCGGTTCGCTGAGGCGGCGCTTCTTCTATGCGGTC includes the following:
- a CDS encoding septal ring lytic transglycosylase RlpA family protein, translating into MGPLLKRVYLPKTFALAVMIALLAGCAHERTAQVRVPPAPSISASSNSNSEDNGSGASAGVEPSVPANAQPLYTQVGMASWYGPDYNKRKGANGETYDMHQLTAAHLTIPLNSIARVTNLTTGESVRVRITDRGPFVADRVIDLSMEAAKRIGVYRPGIAKVRIEVLQSPADINRGGRWAVQIGALNDEGTATELKNKLERRYHTAQVLDFKGPRHDWWVRVRVLDDDKRRAQELVRENTTSQGGIYLVRLD